One window from the genome of candidate division KSB1 bacterium encodes:
- a CDS encoding carotenoid biosynthesis protein: MKIDQHKVKIIFLYVLLLAGGLWHILGVLQNAMRLLAAPMIVGLCLLLCYEHLCNQFDRKFILWGVFVCLASFFIELAGVKTGVIFGSYFYGEILQPVVWNVPIAIGFAWLVMIVSSAAVSQYLLPARFVQRPARIALVIALLMVIFDLFMEPAATKLGYWTWDTESIPLRNYLAWFVFGFILSYIGLRLGLFMKKSSVLAVHAYIAQLCYFVLVSLA, translated from the coding sequence ATGAAAATAGATCAACACAAAGTTAAAATTATTTTTCTTTATGTTCTTCTTCTTGCCGGCGGCCTGTGGCATATCCTCGGCGTGCTGCAAAACGCCATGCGCCTGCTTGCCGCGCCGATGATCGTGGGGCTGTGCTTGTTGCTTTGTTATGAGCATCTCTGCAACCAGTTCGATCGCAAGTTTATTCTGTGGGGCGTGTTTGTTTGTCTGGCCAGTTTTTTTATCGAGTTGGCCGGTGTGAAAACCGGCGTCATTTTTGGCTCGTATTTTTATGGAGAAATTTTGCAGCCTGTGGTCTGGAATGTTCCCATTGCCATCGGTTTTGCCTGGCTTGTCATGATCGTCAGCTCGGCGGCTGTCTCGCAGTATCTTCTGCCCGCGCGCTTCGTGCAGCGGCCGGCGCGTATTGCCCTGGTCATTGCCTTGCTGATGGTGATTTTCGATTTGTTCATGGAACCGGCGGCGACCAAATTGGGCTATTGGACGTGGGATACGGAAAGCATACCGTTGCGCAATTATCTCGCCTGGTTTGTTTTTGGCTTCATTCTGTCTTATATTGGCTTGCGGCTGGGCTTATTCATGAAGAAATCTTCAGTCTTGGCCGTTCATGCGTATATCGCCCAGCTTTGTTATTTTGTGTTGGTAAGTTTGGCTTAA
- a CDS encoding lysophospholipid acyltransferase family protein: MIKARHAAWADRIFYPYVIGLFKRRFHAIHLLGGIPETDRELPLLLLPNHSTWWDGFFVYWLNKKFFRRKPYLMMREDQLARYKFFSRLGAYSINPHSAAAIKNSLRYSVDILNEKTTPRPMLCVFPQGELLPWDKRPLAFKNGLETILSGYGGKANLLLLGIKTIFLNEQLPEAFLLFGENIIANRNTFNGMKSLQESEEALLDDLSQKIILGEKGMTMLGHHKLTKRAFDFARGRQAQTLGTERLSL, from the coding sequence ATGATCAAGGCACGACACGCAGCATGGGCCGATCGAATTTTTTACCCGTATGTGATCGGGCTTTTCAAACGGCGCTTTCATGCCATCCATTTGCTGGGAGGGATCCCGGAAACCGACCGGGAGTTGCCGCTGCTGCTGTTGCCCAATCACAGCACGTGGTGGGACGGTTTCTTTGTGTATTGGCTCAATAAAAAATTTTTTCGCCGCAAGCCCTATTTGATGATGCGTGAAGATCAGCTTGCCCGCTATAAGTTTTTCTCCCGCCTTGGCGCCTACTCCATCAATCCGCATTCGGCTGCCGCCATTAAAAATTCGCTGCGCTATTCCGTCGACATTCTCAACGAGAAAACCACACCGCGCCCGATGTTGTGCGTTTTTCCGCAAGGCGAATTGTTGCCGTGGGACAAGCGCCCGTTGGCTTTTAAAAATGGCCTGGAAACCATTTTAAGCGGCTACGGCGGCAAGGCGAATTTGCTGCTGCTGGGGATTAAAACTATATTCTTGAATGAACAGCTTCCCGAAGCCTTTTTGCTGTTCGGTGAAAATATCATTGCAAACCGTAATACTTTCAACGGCATGAAGTCTTTGCAAGAAAGTGAAGAAGCCTTGCTCGACGATCTGAGCCAAAAAATAATCCTCGGCGAAAAGGGTATGACGATGCTCGGCCACCACAAATTGACGAAGCGGGCTTTTGATTTCGCACGCGGAAGACAAGCTCAAACCCTCGGAACAGAAAGGCTAAGCCTGTAA
- a CDS encoding acyl-CoA dehydrogenase family protein — MDFSLSEEQQQFRELAREFAKNEILPVAAQLDEQEKFPDEVCRKGWELGLMNVHVPKEYGGLGLGVLEECLIAEEIGWGCTGVGTTMICNTLAIAPVIVAGNDDQKKRFLTPLIEEFSFCAYCVTEPGAGSDVQAIQTTAKKVGNDYVLNGQKMWITNAGHAKWFFVLAYTDQAKGHKGLSGFLVPADSPGVKVGRHEPKLGQRCSDTRGVSFEDVKVPAGNVLGKEGDGWKAAMGAFDHSRPVVAALAVGLARSAMEHAALYAKERKAFGVPLAAHEGVSFLIADMAKDIEAARLLTWLAAWTIDQGRRNTLQAAYAKCFAADTAMRVATDAVQVFGGYGYSREYPVEKLMRDAKIFQIYEGTSQIQRLIIAKEIFERT, encoded by the coding sequence ATCGACTTCTCCCTCTCCGAAGAACAACAGCAGTTCCGCGAGCTCGCGCGCGAGTTTGCGAAAAACGAGATTCTGCCGGTCGCGGCGCAGCTCGACGAGCAGGAAAAATTTCCCGACGAAGTGTGCCGCAAAGGCTGGGAGCTCGGCTTGATGAACGTTCACGTTCCCAAAGAATACGGCGGCCTCGGCCTCGGCGTGCTCGAAGAATGTTTGATCGCCGAAGAAATCGGCTGGGGCTGCACCGGTGTCGGCACCACGATGATTTGCAACACCCTGGCGATCGCGCCGGTCATCGTCGCCGGCAACGATGATCAAAAAAAACGCTTCCTCACGCCGCTCATTGAGGAGTTTTCGTTTTGCGCTTACTGCGTGACCGAGCCCGGCGCCGGCAGCGATGTGCAAGCGATTCAAACCACGGCAAAAAAAGTTGGCAATGATTACGTGCTCAACGGCCAAAAGATGTGGATCACCAACGCCGGCCATGCGAAGTGGTTTTTCGTTCTGGCTTACACGGATCAAGCGAAAGGCCACAAAGGCCTGAGCGGTTTTCTCGTGCCGGCGGATTCTCCCGGTGTGAAGGTCGGCAGGCACGAGCCCAAATTGGGCCAACGCTGCTCGGACACACGCGGTGTTTCCTTTGAAGATGTGAAAGTTCCTGCCGGCAACGTGCTTGGCAAAGAGGGCGACGGCTGGAAGGCCGCGATGGGCGCCTTCGATCACTCGCGTCCGGTGGTGGCTGCCTTGGCAGTCGGACTCGCGCGCTCAGCAATGGAACACGCCGCCCTTTACGCCAAAGAGCGCAAAGCCTTCGGCGTTCCCCTCGCGGCTCATGAAGGCGTCAGCTTCCTCATCGCGGACATGGCCAAAGACATCGAAGCCGCGCGCTTGCTCACCTGGCTGGCGGCATGGACCATCGATCAGGGCAGGCGCAACACCCTGCAGGCCGCCTACGCCAAATGCTTCGCCGCCGACACCGCCATGCGCGTCGCCACTGATGCCGTGCAAGTCTTCGGTGGCTATGGCTATTCGCGCGAATATCCCGTCGAAAAACTCATGCGCGATGCCAAGATTTTCCAAATTTACGAGGGCACCAGTCAGATTCAGCGGCTGATCATTGCCAAGGAAATCTTCGAACGGACTTAA
- a CDS encoding DUF885 domain-containing protein has translation MKNFRLVFLFGAISLLVSCNSARNLHEQLHALFDEEWNFRLAEEPVFATSTGNHQYDDRLPQVTMDALTRRAEFWRNVLGRLEKFDRASLSHDDQINYDIFKLRLEDNLASFEHKAYLIPFTVDDGFHISFARLPNQAPRATVQDYENYLERLRAFPEYVAQHIELLKEGIKIGMTMPQVVLQGYEVTMATHIVDDPAKSVFYAPFAKFPAAMPENEKSRLKQAGEAAIRQAIVPGYQTLLDFFTKEYIPKARQTIGAADLPNGREYYAQRVRHFTTLDLGVEEIHQLGLSEVQRIRGEMMEIIKQVGFKGDFAAFLKFLRTDPQFYAKTPEELLKEASYIAKRMDAKLPSLFKTLPRLPYGVQAVPEHLAPKYTGGRYVGPALGSTEPGYYWVNTYALENRPLYVLESLTLHEAVPGHHLQNALAREMEGLPNFRRFTYLSAFGEGWGLYSERLGLEAGFYTNPYSNFGRLTYEMWRACRLVVDTGIHAKGWTREQAMEYLASNTALSLHEVRTETDRYISWPGQALAYKIGELKIRELRRKAEEALNEKFDLREFHDVVLRNGAIPLTTLEGEVQAYIQSRLSN, from the coding sequence ATGAAAAATTTTCGACTCGTTTTTCTGTTCGGCGCCATCTCGCTGCTGGTGAGCTGCAATTCTGCGCGGAACTTGCATGAACAGCTTCATGCCCTGTTCGACGAAGAATGGAATTTTCGGTTGGCCGAAGAACCGGTTTTCGCCACCTCGACGGGAAATCATCAATACGATGATCGGCTGCCGCAGGTAACGATGGACGCCCTAACCCGACGCGCCGAGTTTTGGCGCAATGTGTTGGGCCGCCTCGAAAAATTTGATCGCGCCAGCTTGAGCCACGACGATCAGATCAACTACGATATTTTCAAATTGCGGTTGGAAGACAACCTCGCCAGCTTTGAGCACAAGGCATATCTCATTCCCTTTACCGTTGACGACGGTTTTCACATCAGCTTTGCCAGATTGCCGAATCAAGCGCCGCGAGCAACGGTGCAGGATTATGAAAATTATCTCGAGCGACTGCGCGCGTTTCCGGAATACGTGGCGCAGCACATCGAGCTTTTAAAAGAAGGCATAAAAATCGGCATGACCATGCCGCAGGTTGTTTTGCAAGGCTACGAAGTCACGATGGCAACACACATTGTCGATGATCCGGCAAAAAGCGTTTTTTACGCGCCATTTGCCAAATTTCCCGCCGCCATGCCGGAGAATGAAAAATCGCGGCTCAAACAAGCGGGTGAAGCGGCCATACGCCAAGCCATCGTTCCTGGTTATCAAACGCTGTTGGACTTTTTTACCAAGGAATACATTCCGAAGGCGCGCCAAACGATCGGTGCTGCGGATTTGCCGAATGGCCGCGAGTATTACGCGCAACGGGTTCGGCATTTCACCACACTCGACCTCGGTGTTGAGGAAATTCACCAGCTCGGCCTCAGCGAAGTGCAGCGCATTCGCGGCGAGATGATGGAGATCATCAAGCAAGTCGGCTTTAAGGGCGATTTTGCAGCGTTCTTGAAATTTCTTCGCACCGATCCGCAGTTTTACGCGAAGACGCCGGAAGAGCTTTTGAAGGAAGCGAGCTACATCGCCAAGCGCATGGACGCAAAATTGCCGTCGCTTTTCAAAACCTTGCCGCGCTTGCCGTACGGCGTGCAGGCCGTGCCCGAGCATTTGGCGCCGAAGTACACCGGCGGCCGTTACGTCGGCCCGGCGCTCGGCAGCACCGAGCCTGGTTATTATTGGGTGAATACCTACGCGCTGGAAAACCGGCCGTTGTACGTTCTCGAATCGCTCACGCTGCACGAGGCGGTGCCCGGCCATCATTTGCAAAACGCACTGGCGCGCGAAATGGAAGGCCTGCCGAATTTCCGTCGCTTTACGTATCTTTCGGCGTTCGGCGAAGGGTGGGGGCTTTATTCCGAGCGCCTCGGCCTCGAAGCGGGATTTTACACGAATCCGTACAGCAATTTTGGACGATTGACTTACGAGATGTGGCGCGCGTGCCGCCTGGTTGTGGACACCGGCATTCATGCGAAAGGCTGGACACGCGAGCAGGCGATGGAATACTTGGCCTCGAACACGGCGCTGTCGCTGCACGAAGTTCGCACGGAGACGGATCGTTACATTTCGTGGCCCGGACAGGCACTGGCGTACAAAATCGGCGAGTTGAAGATACGCGAGCTGCGCCGCAAAGCCGAGGAAGCGTTGAATGAGAAATTTGATCTTCGCGAATTCCATGATGTGGTGTTGCGCAACGGCGCGATTCCGTTGACGACGTTGGAGGGCGAAGTGCAGGCGTATATTCAAAGCAGGCTTTCGAATTAA
- a CDS encoding glycosyltransferase family 2 protein yields the protein MLTGLLLGLAAILGAVLLVTLVNAFTAPMLKNAPAVQNMPAVSVLVPARNEEKNIGDCLSSLIRQNYSNFEILVLDDNSTDQTAAVVRQFSVQDNRIKLIEGAPLPAGWLGKTWACHQLAERAKGEIFIFTDADNRYAPRAILHTVGWMQKLNLGLLSGFCHQITKTLPEKLAVPVVNMLVYSYLPLWLTYYSKAPSLAAANGQWLAFTRAAYQKIGGHRAVRHHVVEDVELSRLAKRGGEKILAVSAKDEVFSRMYHSGRQVWEGYSKNLFGLMNFKTLPFFIVLTLLSFIHIAPYILVWFKPATTFAQLAIAMNILIRLILSVKFAQPLLVSTLLHPVSMSYTILIGLNSYRWHKTGRIKWKGRLVEAGVA from the coding sequence ATGTTGACCGGACTCCTGCTTGGCCTCGCCGCTATCCTGGGCGCCGTGCTGCTGGTGACGTTGGTAAATGCGTTCACCGCGCCTATGCTGAAAAATGCGCCGGCTGTGCAAAACATGCCGGCCGTTTCCGTGCTTGTTCCGGCGCGCAATGAAGAGAAAAATATCGGCGACTGCCTCTCCAGCCTGATCAGGCAAAATTATTCAAATTTTGAAATTCTCGTTTTGGATGACAACTCGACGGATCAAACGGCCGCCGTCGTCAGGCAATTTTCTGTGCAAGATAACCGGATCAAGCTCATCGAGGGCGCGCCGCTGCCGGCGGGTTGGCTCGGGAAAACTTGGGCGTGCCACCAGCTCGCTGAGCGCGCGAAAGGAGAAATTTTTATTTTCACCGACGCGGATAACCGTTACGCACCGCGGGCGATTTTGCACACGGTTGGCTGGATGCAAAAATTGAATCTCGGTCTGCTTTCCGGGTTCTGCCATCAGATCACCAAAACGTTGCCGGAAAAATTGGCCGTTCCCGTCGTCAACATGCTGGTCTACAGCTATCTGCCGCTGTGGCTCACCTATTACAGCAAGGCCCCCTCTCTTGCCGCGGCCAACGGCCAATGGCTGGCGTTTACACGCGCGGCGTATCAAAAAATCGGCGGCCATCGCGCGGTTCGACATCACGTCGTCGAAGACGTCGAATTGAGCCGGCTGGCGAAGCGTGGCGGCGAAAAGATTCTCGCGGTTTCCGCGAAAGACGAAGTGTTCAGCCGCATGTATCATTCCGGCCGGCAAGTTTGGGAGGGCTACTCCAAAAATCTTTTTGGGTTGATGAATTTCAAAACCCTGCCGTTTTTTATCGTGTTGACGTTGTTGTCTTTCATTCACATCGCGCCGTATATTTTGGTTTGGTTCAAACCGGCGACGACGTTCGCGCAGCTCGCCATTGCGATGAACATTTTGATTCGTCTGATTCTCTCCGTGAAATTTGCGCAGCCGCTCTTGGTGAGCACGCTGCTTCATCCGGTTTCCATGTCGTATACGATTTTAATCGGGCTTAATTCATACCGCTGGCACAAAACCGGCCGCATCAAATGGAAAGGACGGTTGGTGGAAGCGGGCGTAGCATGA